The sequence agagcctcttaatgcgtgttttgtttgggtttccactggcgtggaattaccaaaaatagagagggcatagcctaacatatgaaacaggaaaagactgccatgtaatccatttatttcaacaaagtaactgtattctgaataccacctttttaaacagtaactgtaacggaatacagttactcatattttgtattttaaatatgtaacattgttaaatgtattccattactccccaacactgatcacataATACCACGTGGCCTCAGTCACATTCTTtcctaaaaaaattaattatatgtatttatctttttttttaagttctggGAAGAAACAAGTCAAAGTACCCACTCCTCCCCCTGAACCAGAGGATGATTTTATGATCCTAGAAGATGATACACCTCTGTGGTTTTCCATCCCAAGTAAAAGTGCTGCCAGTAAGAAACAAAGTCACAGCAGAATTCCCAGCACAGACAAAGACAGCTCAGATAAGAGGACAAAGGATAGATCACTGGAGATGCCAGAGCcacagcaggaaaaagaaaagtcaaaaagtAAATTGGAAGATCAGCCTGTTGATCAGAAAATTAAGAAGAAAAcgaagaaagagaagaacagTGAGGAGACTGGGCCTAGAAATGAGGAAAATAAGCTTCCTGCTCCTCAAGATGCTCCTGCGGGTGACTTATTGGTTCAAGAAGAGCcagtaaaaaagaagaagcagctcaAGAAAACTTTGTCAAAGGAGAGTGATGAAGCAGAAGATCAGCCTGAAGACACAACGAGTCgcaaaacagaaaaagcgaAACCCTCtaagaaaacagaaaggaaaGCAAGTAAGTCTGCtgaaacaaagcaacaaaagtCTTCAAAAGATGGTAAAGAAAATACCAAGACACAGAAGGCTGACTCGTTAAAGGCGAGCAGGAAAGAGCTGCAGGGAGAACCTACTGTTAAGGATGTTGATGAGCAGACCAGTGACAAGCACAGAGATACTGAAGACATAGTTTCTACTGTTGGTGAGTCCTTTGTACTTCCTAAAAACTCTTCTATAATTGGTTGTTGAATATTTGTGCTAGCTATTGTCATCTTATGTGATCTTAACCTTTGAAGTTTGATTAAAGTTTTGATCTTTATCATCAAAACATGTTAATTTTTGGAATTGCAACAATTTTTTCCTTCATTCACTTAAAATTACTTTGCTTACTTTATATATGTTTTTCCTTTGATCCCTTTAGACAAAGAAGCTATGAATTGTGAAACAGACGGACAggtgaaacaaaacaaccagTCAGTTGTTTCTAAAGGGACTTCATCTGAAGACTGTCAGGTTCTcgggaaaaggaaaaggaaatcgACAGGAGAGTGGTGGTTGAGTTGCCCTCAGAGCACAGAGGAAGCGGACAACAGCCAGCAGGCCACGCAAAAGAAGtccaaacagaaacctaaagacTCCAGCGAAGCAGTTCCTTCACCtgcaaaagcaaagaaagacaaagcctcaaagaaaagaaatcagaaaCGGCTTAAAGTGTTGCCCAGTCAGGAGACgagtgagtttaaaaaaaggaaaacaaaacagagcgaaaaaggaaataaacaaggAGAAAAGTTAGACAAGATGAAAGCAATTGATAAAGATTTAGTAACGGCTGAGCCGGAGCTTGCCGACGAGCCGGAGCAGCAGGAGGTCCCGGATCAAGAATTGGACCAGGAGTCTAGCCCTTTGGTCTTTACTCAGAGGGACCACAGCCTTAACTCAGGTAAGGTCAAGGTAAAAGTGCCAGTACTACAGAGGAGTTTCTGTGACTGATGTTTTATATATTGTGCTATTGGACTCTTAGTACTGATGCATGTGTAGATAAAGAGAATTTGGCCTTTTGTGTTGGATCGACTTTTAACAGATGTCTTGACAGGTAGTTTAGCCTTCCAAAGTAAAATAGGTAAATCTTGTTGGCTATGAGTTAATACTGTGATAGTGTTAACAAGTCATTAAAATTTGGCTTAGATCCACCAAGCTCTTCAAGGTCAACTCAATGATTTATTTGTCTAGAATTGGCAAAATAAGGAGACACGATAAACTTGGGATcagaaacttttctttttattgcttaaAACTTAACACAAATGTAACTTACTAAACAGTGAAATGAATGCtacacataaagaaaaaaaaattgtgtccGGTATATTAAAATGAGGTTCACCAGGGCAAATGAAAAAAGGCTGTACTTTGCACTTGCTTTTATTGTACTCataaagcacaaacaaaataaaagtgcgATATATAAAACTGTTAActtaaaagtaaaactaaagtATTCTCTTAAATGTTTGCGCTCTCAGAGTGCTCCTTGTTTGCCTCCTAGTTGGTGTGAAATATTAAGTAGCAAAGAATGGAAAGGAAATGTGCTTTTTGTTACAGGAAATAAGATATTTCAGAAAGTATATCAGCACGATTCTACTGGAAAACTGTCAGCCACACCAAAAGCGCCCGTGTCGCAAAGTCGACCTAAGGAGCGGCTCACGGAAGCAGATTCAGCCAAACGGAGAAGGAGAGCCCCGGGCGATTGGTGGCTTGTCAACAACGTAGCTGAAGATTTGGAGAACGTGTCCTCAAAGCCTCAGCAGCTTCATCCCAAGAGGCCCGAAcctaaaaaagaaaggaagaaacagTCTAAACAGAGCAAATCTCCCAGACTCGGTGTTCCCAAAAATGGCAACACGGCAGTCTCATTAAAACCTCTAGGAGGAGCTCCAGTGCCTCCTTTGACAGCAAAGTCACCGATCACTCCTAAGACTGTCAAACGCTCTCTGGCAACATTTAGAGACATTTTTGCTTCAGTCATAGAGTCTTCGACTGTGGACAGACGTCAGACTAACAGATGTAATGTCAGATCACGTCCGTCTGAGGAAATCTGTGTAGCAGGCAGTAACACTCATGCAGCTGACAACAGCCCAGACAACCAGGAGACCACACGAGACAGCAGGTATCAGCTACATGACATGCAAGGAAAAGCCTGAATTACTCTTAACCTCTgtctttattatattttcagtatatttctgactgtcgTTCATCTTTTATCGGCAGGTCACAAGTCCACAGGAGTGGACCGTCCTCCATGATTGAGCTGGAAGACTATGAAGACGCTGACAGCATAAGTGGGTTTTaaattaccgtatttcccggactacaaagcgcacctgaatattagccgcacaagctaaaatcaggggaaaaccctgttttgtacatacattagccgcacctgactaaaagccgcaggtgtttcaatgttgacttatcatatgtaagagaatatgcacaaagcgaattgtcaggaaagagatggctgtttggagacacaccccttttattaatattttgaaaaacaaggtatgggtacatatttgcacatgtagtacataacagtaacctacagcacaccagaaaaatagattcggactaccttttaggctcaggtgcagtgacacagctttaacaagaagaaaagtcagtcattcaccatctttctcttcttcctgcccactaaaaccaccaaagtcctcttctccaatgtcggatacaaacaggctcaggatggcttcgtcatccactctccgcttctctccttcgttatcactttcaaaaccaaagaaatcctcgttgtcagtgtcagagtcgaacaccctcagaagggccgtggcggtgtcctcctctccatcatgcagcagtccagcccttcaaaatccgttggtgatcgtggatgttttcgcacttttccacgctgtcagaatccaccggtggagttgggcataacttgcttttcgcaagtttatcgccgctcgtcatccacgcctcccgctgaatgcgtagcgctactttgaagtttgtttttcgcgctacttcgtacggcactacgttgcctggcggacggacatgtgactaacataccactcttgaaccccgatccttccgccaggcaacgtagtgccgtacaacagcggaacaaacaaaacaaatcgtcttacgatatcacaaaaatcatggaaaatccatagaaaagccgcacctgactaaaagccgcagggttcaaagcttgtgcaaaaagtagcggcttatagcccgacaattacggtacattaaaacattttccaacAGTTTCATCTTTCAAAGAACATTTTACACAATTCTCTGAAAAGAAAGCTTCACTATAACATTTAATAAAGTGTAAAGAAAAGTATAAAGTGTCAAACACTGGCTGCTTCACTCGTAGTAAAAACGAGACGGGATGAGCTGAAGTCATTAAAATGCTTTTACTTTACATGAGAAAGAAATCTAATCAACAAGGATTTAATGTTATTGGCTTGTTTTGAAATCAAAACCCCTTTAAGTATTttgctaatttaaaaaaaggcagtttattgttttttataagTCTCAAGGCCCTGAAATTCTTTCCATTTTGGGTCAGACTTCAAGCTGGTGACATGCCCAGAACCATTAAGCTCTGTGATCATCTGATATTTCATTCATAATCTCTCCTAGCCTCTCAGTGTTTCTGATACTGCAGGCatctgcagacagtcagataAACCACTATAAAGTGCAGTGTTTGTGGACGGTCCTTTTCTACAAATATTATAGTATCAGTAATTGAAGCGGGAACTTGGGGCACTGGCACGTTTTAAAACCTGGATGAATAAGTAAATAACTGAGAGCAGAATTGTTTTTCACAATGATTTTCAATGTCAGACCAACTAGGAAAAAAACTGTCAGTCCCACAAACTACCAAACAGATAAAGAGACTCAGAAATGGTTTTGAAAGGATTCAGAATCATTAGAGGAGGAATTTAAAAGTGCTGAAGCTTTTCCTTTGTTGTTAAATAGTAGTATAGCCGGCTGAAGCCTAATCTAGTGTTTGTTGTGGATGAATCAGTGTGTGTCACTGTGAGTTCAGTCTTGaattaatgaaatgaattcGTCACATTTGACATTTTCGTCTGTCAGGCTGGCAATACGAGCATTCATACTGCAATATTTACAGCCCTAAAATGGTCGTCCTTGTTAACCTCAGTTGGCTTgaatataaatgataaatatcTGAAAGTGTGATTACTGTTTGGGTGCGTGCCcgaatggtttaaaaaaaaccttattttttcattataaatatctgcgttttatttttattatgttccAGTTTTGCCGTCATCCAGGAGCACAGTTCTGCTCTCTGCTTCAGATCTTTGTGCCCCTCCCCTCAAGCCGCTGATCTTACAGCGGAAGGATATGGCCAACCTGGCTGAGTGGTTTAGGAGCCTCTGGTTGGCTACACCAGAAGGTAAGAAAATtctaagaaagaaaagagaaaaaataagaaaaaataatttccaaatgttgtttttgcacTGACTTCACAGATACAGGTGTTTAAATGTCTGTTGTCTTTTAcactgttaaataaaataaactgtttggTCATAAATGTGGTTTGTGCTGTTTGTAAAGCAGATTGGCTACAGTGTCTGCAGTCCATtcaggttgcacaggtagtccaactcctccaggaCAGCGTATCACAAGACGGTTTGCTAGGTttcccagcacagtctcaagacTGTGGAGAAGATGCCGTGACAGGGGTCATTAACCGAGGACTCCTGAACAAGCACGTAGAAGGGGATCAACAGAGCAGGAGCAGCATCTGCTCCTTTGTTTTAGGAAGAACATGAGGAGCGCTGCCAGAGGTCTACAAAATGGCCTTGAGTGGGCGATTCATGTGCATGTTTCTGACCAAGCTGTCAGCAGCAGACTGCATGAGCATGCCATGAGGGCCTAACTTCCTTTCGTGGGACTCCTGCTCACAGCTCAACACTGCGCAGCTCAATTGGCATTCGCCAGAGGACGCCAGAACAGGCAGAACCGCCACTGGCCTCTCTTTTCACAGATGAGCACATGAGCACAGGGCCACACTGAGTAcatgtgacagatgtgaaagAGTCTCAAGACAACCGTTTGTAGCAAATGTTATGCTGCCTTCAAAATCACCCTGCATGACTGGTTTGACCGTGGGTCAGCGATGGTATATGGGGAGATATATCACTGGCAAATGCCAGTTGAGCTGCACGGTGCAGTGCTATGAGCAAAGGTCCCACTAAAGGACCCTCAGCTATGCTCATGGAGTCTTTTTCTGACAGTTTGGTCATTTTGTGGGGACATTTGCAGCCATCCGTCTCCCTGCACAAAGGAGTCAATATCCGTTCTGCTGCAGGGCTGATGACCTTCTATGGCCCTATTCGGCTCTTCTCCTGTAACGGCCCATCTGTTATCTCGTCCACGCTCTTTAGACTCTGCTGGGAGACACGACAAGCCTTCTTGTAACGACACATATGaatgtgccatcctggaggagctGAACTACAGTACTTGTGCAAACAGAATGggctagagcaggggtgggcaatctcagtccacgagggccggtgtccctgcaggttttagatctcaccttgggtcaacacacctgaatcacatgattagttcgttaccaggcctctggagaacttcaggacatgttgaggagctaatttagccatttaaatcagctgtattGGTTCGagaacacatctaaaacctgcagggacaccagccctcgtggactgagattgcccacccctgggctAGAGGCATCATCTCATGTTAccagcaggaacaaaaacacaagcaaaaagCCAAACTGAGAACAATCAGTCAGCAGGGATAAGGAGAAAGCAGTGGTCCATGGCAAACACCTGTTAAAACCATGTTGTGGCCGCTCCAGTGCACCTGTTGTTACTTTCACTTGCACCAAAACAGCTGAAAAGGATTCACAGTAGTTTATCCTTCCTAACTGGACAGATCGATCATCACGTCTTTTattaattttctctttattgtCAGTTaggatcaaaataaaatacttaaaatGCCTGCATCAAAAAACTCAAAGCATTTATGTGTCTAATTtggtttgctttctttttaatgtaGACAAGacattttcaataaataaagttatGTCATCTAATGATCCTTATGTCTtctttgtattactgtaggCGATCCTGGTGTCACTCCAGACCAGTTTGACTGGTACTTCTATCAAGACAGAGCTATGGGCCTCCAAGAGGACGTGAGCACCAACTCCTTCTGTAGTGGAAAGCTGCTGCTGGGATCCCTCATGAAGAAGCCTCTCTGGGTGGACCACAGTGCTACAACAGTGAGTACtactttattctgtttcttgCATATAATTATGCAGTAACTAGGCCTCTTATACAACAGTCCTAAAGTATTTCcattatttatttctgtctttttaaaggtttttaactTACTAACcagctcagtgtgtgtgacCATCGATGGCTGTGAGTCATGCTTCAGTCCTGGAAAATCTTTTGTGGTGGAGTCTGGTaagaatatttacatttactgtAAGATCTCATCATAAAAACGTTTGCAAATACATAATAGATCTTTAACATGGTTTAGTGATAAAGGCACATatttttgatgctttttttgtttcttacagTTACTGTTCTCTTCTTACAGGACATGCATACGCCATCAAGAATCTGACTGTGCAGCCTGCGGTTCTGTACTTCACCAGAATGTTAGTTGAAACTGTAAACTGATGCattgtgaaaatgtaaatagaaaattggctgtaatttttttttcctaagacTTACTTCAGTTTATGATTCtaggaaataaaactgaaagaaaatgttggtaaaaatgtaaaatatttgaataaagtttgcttttaaatactgtatttGCCATTTCCAAAGCCTGCGTTAAACTGCGTCTTTATCAGAGCGTGACTATCGAGAAATTCGGATATAATTTTAGTTCAAGATGTTTGGAGGTGGTTTTGTTTCCCCCTCTGAAGAAAAAGGTGTGTTTGTTAGCTGTCTGGCATTCACAGTTCTCAAGATATGTTGTTCAAATTTTGTGTTACGGTAGATGCCAATAACAGTTTGACctgatttcatttttgtgaaAATTGGGTCAAGGTcacaataaatgtgaaaatcagtaaaacTTTATATGATTCTCTTCAAACTTCTAAACAATATACCAGGCCTTGGAGGACGAGAGTACAAAGGCTGGCTAAGCATTTAACCTTGACCTTCATTTCTGGAGCCATATCTGGCTGTAATCTAAGTAGAAGaggcaatttatttttaataatgttgAAATTATGTTTTAGTTTCAGTCTCCAGCACTTGGATATATGCAGTGAAAGGTGGAGGTAGACATGTAAGCATCATTAAAACCTTTCTTGTCACATTCTcagattttcactgaaacacagCATTCAGTGAA is a genomic window of Astatotilapia calliptera chromosome 9, fAstCal1.2, whole genome shotgun sequence containing:
- the LOC113029721 gene encoding histone acetyltransferase KAT6A isoform X1, producing the protein MEMEYPVLKRPKRKLCYITDNESPAKHWEGTLTLQDIDKIFDDMDSASHANLQPPSPLLQTSDSEIHQNKSEDSVPPERQLIKKPPGHQLVMGDDGDVLHPASTELDIDLDIPFKGHHPVKTSSPAEQSLAAEEEKQDDEKAQVVSPILFMCEYEGIEEVKKDSLPTQNPQCNGQVTEENGESGLESPPSKIDLTKISGHKKEIELQGSQESTQPAVQTVSRKPEVAAPVASTRAGKDMTAFLQKLKHAAQSKPFSSGKKQVKVPTPPPEPEDDFMILEDDTPLWFSIPSKSAASKKQSHSRIPSTDKDSSDKRTKDRSLEMPEPQQEKEKSKSKLEDQPVDQKIKKKTKKEKNSEETGPRNEENKLPAPQDAPAGDLLVQEEPVKKKKQLKKTLSKESDEAEDQPEDTTSRKTEKAKPSKKTERKASKSAETKQQKSSKDGKENTKTQKADSLKASRKELQGEPTVKDVDEQTSDKHRDTEDIVSTVDKEAMNCETDGQVKQNNQSVVSKGTSSEDCQVLGKRKRKSTGEWWLSCPQSTEEADNSQQATQKKSKQKPKDSSEAVPSPAKAKKDKASKKRNQKRLKVLPSQETSEFKKRKTKQSEKGNKQGEKLDKMKAIDKDLVTAEPELADEPEQQEVPDQELDQESSPLVFTQRDHSLNSGNKIFQKVYQHDSTGKLSATPKAPVSQSRPKERLTEADSAKRRRRAPGDWWLVNNVAEDLENVSSKPQQLHPKRPEPKKERKKQSKQSKSPRLGVPKNGNTAVSLKPLGGAPVPPLTAKSPITPKTVKRSLATFRDIFASVIESSTVDRRQTNRCNVRSRPSEEICVAGSNTHAADNSPDNQETTRDSRSQVHRSGPSSMIELEDYEDADSIILPSSRSTVLLSASDLCAPPLKPLILQRKDMANLAEWFRSLWLATPEGDPGVTPDQFDWYFYQDRAMGLQEDVSTNSFCSGKLLLGSLMKKPLWVDHSATTVFNLLTSSVCVTIDGCESCFSPGKSFVVESGHAYAIKNLTVQPAVLYFTRMLVETVN
- the LOC113029721 gene encoding histone acetyltransferase KAT6A isoform X2; the encoded protein is MEMEYPVLKRPKRKLCYITDNESPAKHWEDSASHANLQPPSPLLQTSDSEIHQNKSEDSVPPERQLIKKPPGHQLVMGDDGDVLHPASTELDIDLDIPFKGHHPVKTSSPAEQSLAAEEEKQDDEKAQVVSPILFMCEYEGIEEVKKDSLPTQNPQCNGQVTEENGESGLESPPSKIDLTKISGHKKEIELQGSQESTQPAVQTVSRKPEVAAPVASTRAGKDMTAFLQKLKHAAQSKPFSSGKKQVKVPTPPPEPEDDFMILEDDTPLWFSIPSKSAASKKQSHSRIPSTDKDSSDKRTKDRSLEMPEPQQEKEKSKSKLEDQPVDQKIKKKTKKEKNSEETGPRNEENKLPAPQDAPAGDLLVQEEPVKKKKQLKKTLSKESDEAEDQPEDTTSRKTEKAKPSKKTERKASKSAETKQQKSSKDGKENTKTQKADSLKASRKELQGEPTVKDVDEQTSDKHRDTEDIVSTVDKEAMNCETDGQVKQNNQSVVSKGTSSEDCQVLGKRKRKSTGEWWLSCPQSTEEADNSQQATQKKSKQKPKDSSEAVPSPAKAKKDKASKKRNQKRLKVLPSQETSEFKKRKTKQSEKGNKQGEKLDKMKAIDKDLVTAEPELADEPEQQEVPDQELDQESSPLVFTQRDHSLNSGNKIFQKVYQHDSTGKLSATPKAPVSQSRPKERLTEADSAKRRRRAPGDWWLVNNVAEDLENVSSKPQQLHPKRPEPKKERKKQSKQSKSPRLGVPKNGNTAVSLKPLGGAPVPPLTAKSPITPKTVKRSLATFRDIFASVIESSTVDRRQTNRCNVRSRPSEEICVAGSNTHAADNSPDNQETTRDSRSQVHRSGPSSMIELEDYEDADSIILPSSRSTVLLSASDLCAPPLKPLILQRKDMANLAEWFRSLWLATPEGDPGVTPDQFDWYFYQDRAMGLQEDVSTNSFCSGKLLLGSLMKKPLWVDHSATTVFNLLTSSVCVTIDGCESCFSPGKSFVVESGHAYAIKNLTVQPAVLYFTRMLVETVN